A single window of Candidatus Rhabdochlamydia oedothoracis DNA harbors:
- a CDS encoding autotransporter-associated beta strand repeat-containing protein: MKTLLLLACHVLILSSRAIWSSDFRVTNNADSGTGSFRQSIIDLNALGSSQPSTVTFEPGLGRIQLFSDLPAIEVEGEFTTSTRDSLVIDGSKNQYLIFSALSKPFKVNVAPSSSLTLSGILDSGSLIRSGKGELILEGSNRYTGGTVIIGGLLALSGSGSLAPNGKVVISSGGILNISAIESDSQTISDLSGSGGEIVLGAKTLIMEERLPTEYGGVISGTGSIVKQGLAKLTLTESNTYTGRTTIDTGILALSGSGSLAPTSKVITHAGAIFDISSIAASSQAIGSLSGSGGEIVLGEKTLIIGGMLSTVYRGVISGTGSVVKQGPQMFILMGENTYTGGTIISGGVLQGNTTSLQGDIVNDSSLIFDQMSLGEYAGVISGSGILTKQNMGLLILSNANTYTGGTIVSGGVLQGNTISLQGDIVNDSSLIFDQMSLGEYAGVISGTGAVIKKNVGTLILSNANTYTGGTTVIEGSLQGNTTSLQGDIVNDALVVFDQVGTGTYNGMLAGTGTVIKQNTGTLILKGSNHTGSTRIKAGRLALSGRLLSMGSVDIHAGVFDISSISATSQTIRNLSGIGGEVVLGTKTLIAGSLDDTIYEGVISGAGSFTKQGLGTLTFSGIHTYTGATNISSGRIALSGNGSLAIDNLVILSGSDSIFDITEANGARSIGSIDGVEGSQVLLGANALTVGDSNQTTYAGIISGTGAFIKQGSGRLILTGPNTYSGGTLVSAGFLQGSTNSLQGNILNNASIVFDQAHTGTYDGVLSGDGALNKQNTGTVIFTGANTYSGGTMITLGTLALSGLGTILPTGTVIINVGNFDISDITASSQTIGELIGGGTIFLGEKTLITATKNNTSYVGIINGTGSFIKQGSGVLTLSGTNTYSGGTTINAGTLALSGSGKLSSTGSVTIHAGGFDISNIADSFQNIGDLSGSGGEIILGDKTLIQEAFNHTSYAGLIRGSGALIKQGLGTLVLTGDNDYSGGTTVNDGVLQGNTNSLQGNILNNASLVFDQAHTGTYNGVLSGAGSIDKRDTGTVIFTGTNTYSGGTMINAGTLALSGSGKLSSIGAVTINEGAFDISGIAAESQPIGDLTGVGFVNLGNKNLIEGTANHTTYSGVIQGGANGRFTKQGSGILTLTGINTYSGGTIINEGTLALVGSGTLNPAGDVIVNAGVFHISDITAASQTIGSLSGTGGIVELGTKNLIEGTVNDSTYSGVIQGSGSLIKQNTGTLTLTGVNTYSGGTIINGGTLALSALGALHSAGNVTINEGVFDISDITAEFHTIGDLTGAGSVNLGSKILITGASSVDLGSKMLSKGIANHTIYHGVIHGEDDGVFIKQGIGTLKLTGSSIHTGHTLVAEGILHIHGKLRSTVNVLPNASLMGNGTVGHLINMGDVSPGESIGTIEITGDFKQSTGGRLSIEIAPDGATDLLQITETATLDGALRVIPEAGVYLEGTTYTFLSAGSVTGQFSSTFSTRRLDYAINYFPTQAQLLILASSLIIPARPDGNAGAVVDYLFCSSFDFANLDLDAVAKALLILPADQYAQALNRLTPSQFGAFALNELENNFSLANTFFVTGANQRSCCYATCESTNIWINPLGLVYSQKNRLQLGQEAIGFTNHTYGIAAGIDHLLSNDWTLGFGLGYSYSHLHWKHQAGKARADSGYLGPYIGYDCGSFYFGLLVLGAGNFYDVDRKIVFPGISRVASSHPNTWDLSEVILAGFKLEPFYHFFVQPEFLLDQLNIFQERFQESGAGSIDLAVKRKHTSFLRSLVNLKFTKEWVCCNMCLASSVNVGWLRTTPLTGRHYTASFRKETFCSPNFSVTSFNQVIDQALVGGQLLLSSQGGFSVFLGYDGRFGNGSKVNEINLALDWRF; encoded by the coding sequence ATGAAGACACTATTGCTTTTAGCTTGCCATGTTTTGATTTTGAGCTCTAGAGCTATATGGAGCTCTGACTTTAGGGTTACAAATAATGCAGATAGTGGGACTGGGAGTTTTAGGCAATCAATCATTGATTTAAATGCTTTAGGAAGTTCACAACCCAGCACGGTTACATTTGAGCCAGGTCTTGGCAGGATTCAGCTTTTTAGCGATCTGCCCGCAATTGAAGTAGAGGGGGAATTTACCACATCTACTAGAGACTCTTTAGTCATCGATGGAAGCAAAAATCAATACCTTATATTCAGTGCATTAAGTAAACCTTTTAAAGTTAATGTTGCTCCTTCTTCTTCTTTGACTTTATCAGGAATCCTGGATTCAGGATCTCTGATAAGATCAGGTAAGGGAGAGCTCATCTTAGAAGGAAGTAATCGCTATACTGGAGGAACAGTAATCATTGGCGGTTTATTAGCTCTTTCTGGATCTGGAAGTTTAGCTCCTAATGGTAAAGTAGTAATCAGTTCTGGTGGGATACTTAATATCAGTGCTATTGAATCTGATTCTCAAACGATCAGCGATTTAAGTGGATCTGGAGGGGAAATTGTTTTAGGAGCAAAGACATTAATCATGGAAGAGAGACTTCCTACAGAATATGGAGGGGTTATTAGTGGAACAGGCTCTATTGTCAAGCAGGGATTAGCCAAGCTTACACTAACAGAGAGTAATACTTACACTGGAAGAACAACAATTGATACGGGAATACTAGCCCTTTCTGGATCTGGAAGTTTAGCTCCTACTAGTAAAGTGATAACTCATGCAGGAGCTATATTTGATATAAGTTCTATAGCAGCTTCATCTCAAGCTATAGGTAGTTTAAGCGGATCTGGAGGAGAAATTGTATTAGGAGAAAAAACATTAATCATAGGAGGAATGCTCTCTACCGTATATAGAGGAGTTATTAGTGGAACAGGTTCTGTTGTTAAGCAGGGACCTCAAATGTTCATCTTAATGGGAGAAAACACCTATACGGGTGGAACCATAATCAGTGGAGGGGTTTTACAAGGAAATACAACCAGTCTACAAGGGGACATCGTAAATGATTCTTCTCTTATTTTTGATCAAATGAGTTTGGGTGAATACGCCGGGGTGATTTCAGGATCTGGTATTCTAACCAAACAAAATATGGGATTGCTTATCTTAAGTAATGCAAATACCTATACTGGTGGAACCATAGTCAGTGGAGGGGTTTTACAAGGAAATACAATCAGTCTACAAGGGGACATCGTAAATGATTCTTCTCTTATTTTTGATCAAATGAGTTTGGGTGAATACGCCGGGGTGATTTCAGGAACAGGAGCTGTAATCAAGAAAAATGTAGGAACGCTTATCTTAAGTAACGCAAATACCTATACTGGAGGAACTACAGTCATTGAAGGGAGTTTACAGGGAAATACAACGAGTCTACAAGGAGATATTGTAAATGATGCGTTGGTTGTATTTGATCAAGTTGGTACGGGAACATATAATGGAATGCTCGCAGGAACAGGAACTGTAATTAAACAAAATACAGGAACACTTATCTTAAAAGGTAGCAATCACACCGGAAGCACAAGGATTAAAGCAGGGAGATTAGCTCTATCAGGAAGATTGCTTTCTATGGGATCTGTCGATATTCATGCAGGAGTCTTTGATATTAGTTCTATTTCAGCCACATCACAAACTATTCGTAATTTAAGCGGTATAGGGGGAGAAGTTGTCTTAGGGACAAAAACGCTTATAGCAGGATCGCTTGATGATACAATTTACGAAGGAGTGATTAGTGGAGCTGGCTCTTTTACTAAACAAGGATTAGGAACTCTTACATTTAGTGGAATACATACTTATACGGGAGCAACAAACATCTCTTCTGGGCGAATTGCACTTTCTGGTAATGGTTCTTTAGCAATAGATAACCTGGTTATTCTCAGTGGATCAGATAGCATTTTTGACATCACAGAAGCTAATGGAGCACGTAGTATTGGAAGCATTGATGGGGTTGAGGGCAGTCAAGTTTTATTAGGGGCTAATGCATTAACCGTTGGAGATTCTAATCAAACAACTTATGCAGGAATTATTAGTGGAACAGGCGCCTTTATTAAACAAGGCTCCGGAAGACTCATCTTAACAGGACCCAACACGTATTCTGGAGGAACTTTGGTTAGTGCTGGATTTCTACAAGGAAGTACAAATAGCCTGCAAGGAAATATTCTAAATAATGCTTCTATAGTGTTCGATCAAGCGCATACAGGAACATATGATGGGGTTCTTTCAGGAGATGGAGCTCTTAATAAACAAAATACAGGAACGGTTATTTTCACAGGAGCTAATACGTATTCTGGAGGAACAATGATCACTTTGGGGACATTAGCTCTTTCAGGATTGGGAACTATATTGCCTACTGGGACTGTTATAATCAATGTAGGAAACTTTGATATTAGCGATATCACTGCTTCATCGCAAACCATTGGCGAGCTAATTGGAGGAGGAACTATTTTTTTAGGAGAAAAAACGCTGATTACCGCAACTAAAAATAACACAAGTTACGTAGGAATCATTAATGGGACAGGGTCCTTTATTAAACAGGGTAGTGGGGTATTGACTTTGAGTGGAACTAATACCTATTCCGGAGGGACAACGATCAATGCTGGGACACTAGCTCTTTCAGGATCAGGAAAACTCTCTTCTACAGGATCTGTTACTATTCATGCAGGAGGCTTTGACATAAGTAACATTGCAGATTCATTTCAAAACATAGGTGATTTAAGCGGTAGTGGAGGAGAGATTATTTTAGGAGATAAAACACTAATTCAAGAAGCTTTTAATCATACAAGCTATGCAGGATTAATCAGAGGTTCTGGTGCTCTTATAAAACAGGGTTTGGGAACTCTTGTTCTAACAGGTGATAACGACTACTCCGGGGGAACTACAGTGAATGATGGGGTTCTGCAAGGAAATACAAATAGTTTGCAAGGAAATATTCTAAATAATGCTTCTCTAGTATTCGATCAAGCGCATACAGGAACATATAATGGGGTTCTCTCAGGAGCTGGATCTATTGATAAACGAGATACAGGAACAGTTATTTTTACAGGAACTAATACCTATTCTGGAGGGACAATGATCAATGCTGGGACACTAGCTCTTTCAGGATCAGGAAAACTCTCTTCTATAGGAGCTGTTACCATCAATGAAGGAGCTTTTGATATTAGTGGAATTGCAGCAGAATCTCAACCAATAGGAGACTTAACTGGAGTCGGCTTTGTTAATTTAGGAAACAAAAATCTCATTGAGGGCACTGCTAATCATACCACCTATTCCGGGGTCATTCAGGGAGGAGCTAATGGTAGATTTACTAAACAAGGCAGTGGCATACTCACTCTAACAGGAATCAATACTTATTCTGGAGGAACAATCATTAATGAGGGAACGCTAGCTCTTGTAGGTTCTGGTACTTTAAACCCCGCAGGAGATGTTATCGTCAATGCAGGGGTTTTTCATATTAGTGATATTACTGCTGCATCTCAAACAATAGGTAGCTTAAGTGGAACGGGAGGTATTGTTGAGTTAGGAACGAAAAATCTCATTGAAGGCACAGTAAATGATAGCACTTACTCAGGAGTCATTCAGGGGAGCGGATCTCTTATTAAACAAAATACTGGAACACTTACTCTAACTGGAGTTAATACCTATTCTGGAGGAACAATCATTAATGGAGGAACTCTTGCTCTTTCAGCTCTTGGGGCTTTACATTCTGCAGGAAATGTTACTATCAATGAAGGAGTTTTTGATATTAGTGATATTACAGCAGAGTTTCACACCATAGGAGATTTAACTGGAGCCGGCTCTGTTAACTTAGGATCTAAAATACTGATTACTGGAGCTAGCTCTGTTGACTTAGGATCTAAAATGCTGAGTAAAGGAATAGCTAATCACACCATTTATCATGGAGTTATTCATGGAGAGGATGATGGCGTGTTTATCAAGCAAGGCATTGGTACTTTGAAATTAACAGGATCGAGTATTCACACAGGACATACGCTAGTCGCTGAAGGCATTCTTCATATTCATGGGAAATTAAGAAGCACTGTTAACGTGTTGCCTAATGCCTCTTTAATGGGCAATGGAACAGTTGGCCATTTAATAAATATGGGGGATGTTTCGCCAGGAGAGTCCATTGGAACAATCGAAATCACTGGGGATTTTAAACAATCTACTGGGGGGCGATTGAGTATAGAGATAGCTCCCGATGGAGCAACTGATTTGCTTCAAATTACAGAGACCGCAACCCTAGACGGAGCATTGCGGGTCATTCCTGAAGCTGGGGTTTATCTAGAGGGAACAACCTATACCTTTCTTAGCGCAGGATCAGTTACAGGACAATTTAGCAGTACTTTTAGTACTCGGCGTCTTGATTACGCCATCAACTATTTTCCTACACAAGCCCAACTCTTAATTCTTGCCTCCTCTTTAATTATTCCTGCTAGACCAGATGGTAATGCAGGAGCTGTAGTAGATTACCTATTCTGTTCTTCTTTTGATTTTGCTAATCTTGACCTTGATGCAGTTGCAAAAGCCCTGCTTATTCTTCCCGCAGATCAGTATGCACAAGCCTTGAATAGACTAACCCCCTCTCAATTTGGAGCCTTTGCCTTAAACGAGTTGGAAAATAATTTTAGTCTAGCAAACACCTTCTTTGTAACAGGAGCAAACCAAAGATCCTGTTGTTATGCAACCTGTGAATCTACTAATATTTGGATCAACCCGCTAGGGCTTGTCTATTCGCAAAAAAATCGCCTTCAACTAGGTCAGGAAGCCATAGGATTTACCAATCACACTTATGGAATAGCAGCTGGGATAGATCATCTATTGAGTAATGATTGGACATTAGGTTTTGGTCTTGGTTATTCCTACTCTCATTTACACTGGAAACATCAAGCCGGAAAAGCTAGAGCTGATTCTGGGTATTTAGGTCCTTACATAGGATATGATTGTGGAAGTTTTTATTTTGGCCTTCTTGTACTAGGAGCAGGTAATTTTTATGATGTAGATCGAAAAATTGTATTTCCAGGGATATCTCGCGTAGCGAGTAGCCATCCCAATACTTGGGATCTTTCCGAAGTTATCTTAGCAGGTTTTAAACTAGAACCCTTTTATCACTTCTTTGTGCAACCAGAGTTTCTATTAGATCAGTTGAATATCTTTCAAGAAAGATTTCAAGAAAGCGGAGCTGGTTCGATTGATTTAGCTGTAAAAAGAAAACATACCTCCTTTCTACGCTCGTTAGTCAACCTAAAATTTACCAAAGAATGGGTTTGCTGCAATATGTGTTTAGCTTCTAGCGTCAACGTAGGTTGGCTGAGAACAACTCCTTTAACAGGAAGACATTACACCGCTAGTTTTCGAAAAGAAACCTTCTGCTCTCCTAATTTTTCCGTGACTAGCTTTAACCAAGTAATAGATCAAGCTCTTGTAGGTGGACAACTCCTCCTCTCTTCTCAAGGTGGTTTTAGTGTATTTTTAGGTTATGATGGCAGGTTTGGGAATGGTTCTAAGGTGAATGAGATAAATCTAGCTCTGGATTGGAGGTTTTAA
- a CDS encoding helix-turn-helix domain-containing protein, whose product MSQAMEKLRKKTTYKPEYGGSRFYCSTFEKILNRLLEHKLKHPKDYSERNRLCVILGYDEGISTKNLAKTLRISPINVQEYLREYDSENKTGSSPRGGSKSKLSQDQTESLLKHLQEKTYK is encoded by the coding sequence ATGTCGCAGGCTATGGAAAAATTGCGAAAGAAAACTACATACAAGCCTGAGTATGGTGGTTCTCGCTTTTATTGCTCTACTTTTGAAAAGATTTTAAACAGGCTCTTAGAACACAAGTTAAAGCATCCAAAAGACTATTCTGAACGGAATAGGCTTTGTGTAATTTTGGGCTATGATGAGGGAATCTCAACAAAAAATCTTGCTAAAACACTCCGGATAAGCCCTATCAATGTTCAGGAATACCTCAGAGAATATGATTCCGAAAATAAAACTGGAAGTAGCCCTCGAGGCGGTAGCAAATCAAAGCTTTCACAAGACCAAACAGAGTCTCTACTAAAACACCTACAGGAAAAGACCTATAAATGA